In Streptomyces hawaiiensis, one genomic interval encodes:
- a CDS encoding aspartate-semialdehyde dehydrogenase, which yields MRVGIVGATGQVGTVMRRILKERNFPVTELRLFASARSAGTELDGVTVEDAATADYTGLDIVLFSAGGATSKALAEKVASQGAVVIDNSSAWRKHPEVPLVVSEVNPHAIKNRPKGIIANPNCTTMAAMPVLRPLHDEAGLEALVVATYQAVSGSGLAGVAELHGQTQKVVADAEKLTHDGEAVDFPEPGVYKRPIAFNVLPLAGSIVDDGLNETDEEQKLRNESRKILEIPELKVSGTCVRVPVFSGHSLQVNARFARPISPERATELLKDAPGVELSDIPTPLQAAGKDPSYVGRIRRDETVDNGLALFLSNDNLRKGAALNAIQIAELVAAELEG from the coding sequence GTGAGGGTCGGAATCGTCGGAGCCACCGGACAGGTGGGCACGGTCATGCGCAGGATCCTCAAGGAGCGGAACTTCCCGGTCACCGAGCTGCGCCTGTTCGCCTCGGCCCGTTCCGCGGGGACGGAGCTGGACGGCGTGACGGTGGAGGACGCGGCGACCGCCGACTACACCGGCCTGGACATCGTGCTGTTCTCCGCGGGCGGTGCCACGTCCAAGGCACTGGCCGAAAAGGTCGCCTCCCAGGGCGCCGTGGTGATCGACAACTCCTCCGCGTGGCGCAAGCACCCGGAGGTCCCCCTGGTCGTCTCCGAGGTCAACCCGCACGCGATCAAGAACCGTCCCAAGGGCATCATCGCCAACCCGAACTGCACGACCATGGCCGCGATGCCGGTCCTGCGTCCGCTGCACGACGAGGCGGGCCTGGAGGCCCTGGTCGTCGCCACGTACCAGGCGGTCTCCGGCTCCGGCCTCGCGGGCGTCGCCGAGCTGCACGGCCAGACGCAGAAGGTCGTCGCCGACGCCGAGAAGCTCACGCACGACGGTGAAGCGGTCGACTTCCCCGAGCCGGGCGTCTACAAGCGCCCCATCGCCTTCAACGTGCTGCCGCTGGCGGGTTCGATCGTCGACGACGGTCTGAACGAGACCGACGAGGAGCAGAAGCTCCGCAACGAGTCCCGCAAGATCCTGGAGATCCCCGAGCTGAAGGTCTCCGGCACCTGTGTGCGCGTCCCGGTCTTCTCCGGACACTCCCTCCAGGTCAACGCCCGCTTCGCGCGTCCGATCTCCCCGGAGCGCGCGACGGAGCTGCTGAAGGACGCCCCGGGCGTCGAGCTCTCCGACATCCCGACCCCCCTCCAGGCCGCGGGCAAGGACCCCTCCTACGTCGGCCGCATCCGCCGCGACGAGACGGTGGACAACGGCCTGGCCCTCTTCCTCTCCAACGACAACCTCCGCAAGGGCGCGGCCCTGAACGCGATCCAGATCGCGGAGCTGGTGGCGGCGGAGCTCGAGGGCTAG
- a CDS encoding MarR family winged helix-turn-helix transcriptional regulator — MSERPEQRKDPVDAIIDQWAAVRPDLDTAAMEVFGRINRLSHAIGERVGQAYAKFGISRGEFDVLATLRRSGEPYTLSPRQLSATLMLTTGGMTGRLDKLERAGLLRRSPDPHDRRGLHVTLTDEGLGLVDEAVAAGLAVQTEALSALGAQRAGQLADLLRELLTGTDRS, encoded by the coding sequence ATGAGCGAACGCCCGGAGCAGCGCAAGGACCCCGTCGACGCGATCATCGACCAGTGGGCGGCGGTCCGGCCCGACCTCGACACCGCCGCCATGGAGGTCTTCGGCCGGATCAACCGGCTCTCGCACGCGATCGGCGAGCGGGTGGGGCAGGCGTACGCGAAGTTCGGCATCTCGCGGGGGGAGTTCGACGTCCTGGCGACACTGCGCCGCTCCGGCGAGCCCTACACGCTCTCGCCCCGGCAGCTCTCCGCGACGCTGATGCTCACCACCGGCGGCATGACGGGGCGGCTGGACAAACTGGAGCGGGCCGGACTGCTGCGCCGCTCCCCCGACCCGCACGACCGGCGCGGGCTGCACGTCACGCTCACCGACGAGGGCCTCGGACTGGTCGACGAGGCGGTCGCAGCGGGGCTGGCGGTCCAGACGGAAGCACTGTCCGCCCTGGGCGCGCAGCGGGCCGGGCAGTTGGCCGATCTGCTGCGGGAGCTACTGACGGGGACGGACAGGTCCTGA
- the malQ gene encoding 4-alpha-glucanotransferase, translating into MTAPRPADPPSEDLSRLAALHGVATSYSPSPDREVAASGTALTLTLAALGVDASTPGAVRAALAARERERGERLLPPTVVGWSGSPPAALAALPEGTRLRIDTEQGESRASADGLPPGVHRLTAATPDGRTATAHLIVAPPRLPTPTGRSHGLLVQLYSLLSRRSWGMGDLGDLAELAGWAGRSLGAGFVQVNPLHAAVPGAPTDPSPYRPSSRRFPDPVHLRIEDVPEAAYVDDPERLRALLERAGRLREAVLHQGALIDRDAVWELKREALELLGEVPLGPGRRAAYCDFLAGQGQALEDHATWCALAEVHGSDWHRWPTGLRDPRSAETTRARNGLLDRVDFWSRLAWLTDTQLTAAQRAGREAGMPVGIVHDLAVGVHPGGADAWAQQEYFAAGMSVGAPPDAFNARGQDWGLPPWRPDRLAESGYAPFRELLRALFRYAGALRIDHVMGLFRLWWVPQGHPPTEGTYVRYDAEAMLAALVLEASRAGAPVIGEDLGTVEPGVREALRERGVLGTSVLWFERDWEGDGRPLPPDSWRADCLATATTHDLPSTAARLTGEHVELRDSLGLLTRPLEEERAEAAADAGEWLSLLSRLGLLHGTGGGSDTSSEEAEIQAVHRFLLRTPARMVGVWLPDGVGDRRPQNLPGTWDQYPNWRLPIADAQGRPVTLEDLTASPRLHALMEVLRDGGA; encoded by the coding sequence ATGACCGCACCCCGGCCGGCCGACCCGCCCTCCGAGGACCTGTCCCGCCTCGCCGCCCTGCACGGCGTCGCCACGTCCTACAGTCCGTCCCCGGACCGCGAGGTCGCGGCCTCGGGCACCGCGCTCACCCTGACCCTGGCCGCTCTCGGCGTGGACGCGAGCACGCCCGGCGCCGTCCGCGCCGCGCTCGCGGCCCGCGAGCGGGAACGGGGCGAACGGCTGCTGCCCCCGACCGTGGTCGGCTGGAGCGGCAGCCCCCCGGCCGCCCTGGCCGCGCTCCCCGAGGGAACCCGGCTGCGGATCGACACCGAGCAGGGCGAGAGCCGCGCCTCGGCGGACGGCCTGCCACCCGGCGTCCACCGGCTGACCGCCGCCACCCCCGACGGCCGCACCGCCACCGCCCACCTGATCGTCGCCCCGCCCCGCCTGCCCACCCCCACGGGGCGCTCCCACGGACTCCTCGTCCAGCTCTACTCCCTGCTGTCGCGCCGCTCCTGGGGCATGGGCGACCTCGGTGACCTCGCCGAGCTGGCCGGCTGGGCCGGGCGGTCGCTCGGCGCCGGGTTCGTCCAGGTCAACCCGCTGCACGCGGCCGTGCCCGGAGCCCCCACCGACCCCTCCCCGTACCGCCCCTCCTCGCGCCGCTTCCCCGACCCCGTGCACCTGCGCATCGAGGACGTCCCCGAGGCCGCGTACGTCGACGACCCCGAACGCCTGCGCGCCCTGCTGGAGCGAGCGGGCCGGCTGCGCGAAGCGGTGCTGCACCAGGGTGCGTTGATCGACCGGGACGCCGTGTGGGAGCTCAAGCGGGAGGCGCTGGAGCTGCTCGGCGAGGTCCCCCTCGGGCCCGGCCGGCGCGCCGCCTACTGCGACTTCCTCGCCGGGCAGGGCCAGGCCCTGGAGGACCACGCCACCTGGTGCGCGCTCGCCGAGGTGCACGGCTCGGACTGGCACCGCTGGCCGACCGGCCTGCGCGATCCGCGGTCGGCCGAGACGACCCGGGCCCGCAACGGCCTCTTGGACCGGGTCGACTTCTGGTCCCGGCTCGCCTGGCTCACCGACACCCAGCTGACCGCCGCGCAACGCGCCGGGCGCGAGGCCGGGATGCCGGTCGGGATCGTGCACGACCTCGCGGTCGGCGTACACCCCGGCGGCGCCGACGCCTGGGCACAGCAGGAGTACTTCGCCGCCGGCATGTCGGTGGGCGCCCCGCCGGACGCCTTCAACGCCCGCGGGCAGGACTGGGGCCTGCCGCCCTGGCGCCCCGACCGCCTGGCCGAGTCCGGCTACGCCCCGTTCCGCGAGCTGCTGCGCGCCCTGTTCCGCTACGCCGGCGCCCTGCGCATCGACCACGTCATGGGCCTGTTCCGCCTCTGGTGGGTCCCGCAGGGCCACCCGCCCACCGAGGGCACCTACGTCCGCTACGACGCCGAGGCCATGCTCGCCGCCCTCGTCCTGGAGGCCTCCCGGGCCGGTGCGCCGGTGATCGGCGAGGACCTCGGCACCGTCGAGCCCGGCGTCCGTGAGGCGCTGCGCGAGCGCGGGGTGCTCGGCACGTCGGTGCTGTGGTTCGAACGGGACTGGGAGGGCGACGGCCGTCCCCTGCCCCCCGACAGCTGGCGGGCCGACTGCCTGGCCACCGCCACCACCCACGACCTGCCCTCCACGGCCGCCCGCCTCACCGGCGAGCACGTCGAGCTCCGCGACAGCCTGGGACTGCTGACCCGCCCGCTGGAGGAGGAGCGCGCCGAGGCCGCCGCCGACGCGGGGGAGTGGCTGTCCCTGCTCTCCCGGCTCGGCCTGCTGCACGGCACGGGCGGCGGCAGCGACACGTCGTCGGAGGAGGCCGAGATCCAGGCCGTCCACCGCTTCCTGCTGCGCACCCCGGCCCGCATGGTCGGCGTCTGGCTCCCGGACGGCGTCGGCGACCGGCGCCCGCAGAACCTCCCCGGGACCTGGGACCAGTACCCGAACTGGCGCCTGCCGATCGCGGACGCGCAGGGGCGGCCGGTGACGCTGGAGGACCTGACGGCCTCGCCGCGGCTGCACGCGCTGATGGAGGTGCTCAGGGACGGCGGCGCTTGA
- a CDS encoding RNA polymerase sigma factor has product MLRGRARRGREARAATGDDPRDAADPPSGADTSGTSSEADPPVAADPLDSAQERRVRAVLVLGGVPQADLPDGVQQVRLRLLERAASGREAPRDVSAWAAVVASNLAMDWHRAKRRQERLGERLAALRQPAHPSGEDSSVLSVAVAQGLDELPDAQRQVVVLRFYADLPVRSIAEQLGVPEGTVKSRLHTAVRALRARLHEDEVV; this is encoded by the coding sequence CTGCTGCGCGGAAGGGCACGGCGCGGCCGGGAGGCGCGTGCCGCGACCGGCGACGATCCGCGGGACGCGGCTGATCCGCCGAGCGGGGCCGATACGTCGGGTACGTCGAGCGAGGCCGATCCGCCGGTCGCGGCCGATCCGCTGGACTCGGCGCAGGAGCGCCGGGTGCGGGCGGTGCTCGTGCTCGGCGGGGTGCCGCAGGCGGACCTGCCGGACGGGGTGCAGCAGGTCCGCCTGAGGCTGCTGGAGCGGGCCGCGAGCGGCCGGGAGGCGCCGCGGGACGTCTCGGCGTGGGCGGCGGTCGTCGCCTCCAACCTGGCCATGGACTGGCACCGGGCCAAACGCCGCCAGGAGCGGCTCGGGGAGCGGCTGGCGGCCCTGCGCCAGCCGGCGCATCCCTCCGGCGAGGACAGCAGCGTGCTGTCCGTCGCCGTCGCCCAGGGCCTGGACGAGCTGCCCGACGCCCAGCGTCAGGTCGTCGTCCTGCGCTTCTACGCCGACCTGCCGGTCCGGTCCATCGCCGAGCAGCTCGGCGTCCCGGAGGGCACGGTCAAGAGCCGGCTGCACACGGCGGTACGGGCCCTGCGCGCCCGCCTGCACGAGGACGAGGTGGTGTGA
- a CDS encoding DUF1203 domain-containing protein translates to MTTTAYTARPISPRALKELRTTDDAGRRTDGFTDIEGGSPLRCCLRRSEPGERIALVSYAPLRRWASKTGAAPGAYDEQGPVFIHAEECAGPAGDALPFTGAHRTLRRYSAEGHILGGRLVQEPGGFQQAFLEAFDDPAVALVHVRAVEYGCFLYEVRRG, encoded by the coding sequence ATGACGACCACCGCGTACACCGCACGCCCCATCTCCCCGCGCGCGCTGAAGGAACTGCGCACGACGGACGACGCGGGCCGCCGGACCGACGGCTTCACCGACATCGAGGGCGGCAGCCCGTTGCGCTGCTGCCTGCGCCGCAGCGAGCCGGGCGAACGCATCGCGCTGGTCTCCTACGCGCCCCTGCGCCGCTGGGCGTCAAAGACAGGCGCCGCCCCGGGCGCCTACGACGAACAGGGCCCGGTCTTCATTCACGCCGAGGAGTGCGCGGGCCCGGCCGGCGATGCCCTCCCCTTCACCGGCGCCCACCGCACGCTCCGCCGCTACTCGGCCGAGGGCCACATCCTGGGTGGCCGGCTGGTCCAGGAACCCGGCGGCTTCCAGCAGGCCTTCCTGGAAGCGTTCGACGACCCGGCCGTGGCACTGGTCCACGTCCGGGCCGTCGAGTACGGCTGCTTCCTCTACGAGGTGCGCAGGGGCTGA
- the pepN gene encoding aminopeptidase N, which yields MPGTNLTREEAQQRAQLLAVESYGIELDLSGAQEGGTYRSVTTVRFDVTAENGAESFIDLVAPAVHEVTLNGDSLDPAEVFADSRIALPGLLHGRNILRVVADCAYTNTGEGLHRFVDPVDEQAYLYTQFEVPDARRVFASFEQPDLKATFQFTVRAPEGWTVISNSPTPEPQDSVWTFEPTPRISTYITALIVGPYHSVHSVYEKDGRSVPLGIYCRPSLAEYLDSDAIFEVTRQGFEWFQEKFDYAYPFQKYDQLFVPEFNAGAMENAGAVTIRDQYVFRSKVTDAAYEVRAETILHELAHMWFGDLVTMEWWNDLWLNESFATYTSIACQAAHPESRWPHSWTTFANSMKTWAYRQDQLPSTHPIMAEINDLDDVLVNFDGITYAKGASALKQLVAYVGEDEFFSGVQAYFKAHAYGNTRLSDLLGALETTSGRDLKAWSKAWLETAGINVLRPEIETAADGVVTSFAIRQEAPALPVGAKGEPTLRPHRIAVGLYELDDDSGKLVRDERIELDVDGELTAVPQLVGRRRPAVILLNDDDLSYAKVRLDEQSLAFVTEHLGDFESSLPRALCWASAWDMTRDAQLAARDYLSLVLSGIGKESDIGVVQSLQRQVKLAIDLYADPAAREALLARWTDATLAHLRAAAAGSDHQLAWARAFAATARTPEQLDVLDALLDGSQTIEGLVVDTELRWAFVQRLAAVGRFDEAEIAGEYDRDRTAAGERHAATARAARPTPEAKAEAWASVVDSDKLPNAVQEAVIGGFVQTDQREVLAPYADRYFEVVKDIWESRSHEMAQQIAVGLYPTVQVSQETLDKTDAWLASAEPNAALRRLVSESRAGVERALRAQRADAAAGR from the coding sequence GTGCCTGGCACAAACCTGACCCGCGAAGAGGCGCAGCAGCGGGCGCAGCTGCTCGCCGTTGAGTCGTACGGGATCGAACTCGATCTCTCCGGCGCGCAGGAGGGCGGCACCTACCGGTCGGTGACCACGGTGCGCTTCGATGTGACGGCCGAGAACGGCGCGGAGTCGTTCATCGACCTGGTGGCGCCGGCCGTGCACGAGGTCACCCTGAACGGGGACTCCCTCGACCCGGCCGAGGTCTTCGCGGACTCCCGGATCGCCCTGCCCGGCCTGCTCCACGGGCGCAACATCCTCCGGGTCGTCGCCGACTGCGCGTACACCAACACCGGTGAGGGCCTGCACCGGTTCGTCGACCCGGTCGACGAACAGGCCTACCTCTACACCCAGTTCGAGGTGCCGGACGCCCGCCGGGTCTTCGCGAGCTTCGAGCAGCCGGACCTGAAGGCGACCTTCCAGTTCACCGTGAGGGCGCCCGAGGGCTGGACGGTCATCTCCAACTCCCCCACGCCCGAACCGCAGGACAGTGTCTGGACGTTCGAGCCGACGCCACGCATCTCGACGTACATCACGGCGCTGATCGTCGGCCCGTACCACTCGGTGCACAGCGTGTACGAGAAGGACGGCCGGTCCGTCCCGCTCGGCATCTACTGCCGGCCCTCCCTCGCCGAGTACCTCGACTCGGACGCCATCTTCGAGGTGACCCGGCAGGGCTTCGAGTGGTTCCAGGAGAAGTTCGACTACGCGTACCCGTTCCAGAAGTACGACCAGCTGTTCGTGCCGGAGTTCAACGCGGGCGCGATGGAGAACGCGGGCGCGGTGACCATCCGCGACCAGTACGTGTTCCGGTCGAAGGTGACGGACGCGGCGTACGAGGTGCGCGCGGAGACCATCCTGCACGAGCTGGCCCACATGTGGTTCGGCGACCTCGTGACCATGGAGTGGTGGAACGACCTGTGGCTGAACGAGTCGTTCGCCACGTACACCTCGATCGCCTGCCAGGCGGCCCACCCCGAGTCGCGCTGGCCGCACTCCTGGACCACGTTCGCCAACTCCATGAAGACCTGGGCGTACCGGCAGGACCAGCTGCCGTCGACGCACCCGATCATGGCCGAGATCAACGACCTGGACGACGTGCTCGTCAACTTCGACGGCATCACGTACGCGAAGGGGGCTTCCGCCCTGAAGCAGCTCGTCGCGTACGTCGGCGAGGACGAGTTCTTCAGCGGCGTGCAGGCGTACTTCAAGGCGCACGCGTACGGCAACACGCGCCTGTCCGATCTGCTGGGCGCCCTGGAGACGACGTCCGGCCGTGATCTGAAGGCCTGGTCGAAGGCGTGGCTGGAGACGGCGGGCATCAACGTCCTCCGTCCCGAGATCGAGACGGCCGCCGACGGTGTCGTCACCTCCTTCGCGATCCGGCAGGAGGCCCCCGCCCTGCCCGTCGGCGCCAAGGGCGAGCCGACGCTGCGCCCGCACCGGATCGCCGTCGGTCTGTACGAACTCGACGACGACAGCGGCAAGCTGGTCCGGGACGAGCGCATCGAGCTGGACGTCGACGGTGAGCTGACGGCCGTGCCGCAACTGGTGGGCAGGCGCCGCCCGGCCGTGATCCTGCTCAACGACGACGACCTGTCGTACGCGAAGGTCCGCCTGGACGAGCAGTCCCTGGCCTTCGTCACAGAGCACCTCGGCGACTTCGAGTCCTCCCTGCCGCGCGCCCTGTGCTGGGCGTCGGCCTGGGACATGACCCGCGACGCCCAGCTCGCGGCCCGCGACTACCTGTCCCTGGTGCTGTCCGGCATCGGCAAGGAGTCGGACATCGGCGTGGTGCAGTCGCTCCAGCGGCAGGTGAAGCTGGCGATCGACCTGTACGCCGACCCGGCCGCCCGCGAGGCGCTGCTGGCCCGCTGGACCGACGCGACGCTGGCGCACCTGCGGGCGGCCGCGGCGGGCAGCGACCACCAGCTGGCGTGGGCGCGCGCGTTCGCCGCTACGGCCCGCACGCCGGAGCAGCTGGATGTGCTGGACGCGCTGCTGGACGGCTCGCAGACCATCGAGGGCCTGGTCGTCGACACGGAGCTGCGGTGGGCGTTCGTGCAGCGACTCGCGGCGGTCGGCCGGTTCGACGAGGCGGAGATCGCGGGCGAGTACGACCGTGACCGCACGGCCGCCGGTGAGCGGCACGCGGCCACGGCCCGGGCGGCACGTCCGACGCCGGAGGCCAAGGCGGAGGCGTGGGCGTCGGTCGTCGACTCCGACAAGCTGCCGAACGCCGTGCAGGAGGCGGTCATCGGCGGCTTCGTCCAGACCGACCAGCGCGAGGTGCTCGCCCCGTACGCGGACCGGTACTTCGAGGTGGTCAAGGACATCTGGGAGTCCCGCTCCCACGAGATGGCCCAGCAGATCGCCGTCGGCCTCTACCCGACCGTCCAGGTCTCCCAGGAGACCCTGGACAAGACGGACGCCTGGCTGGCCTCCGCCGAGCCGAACGCGGCCCTGCGCCGGCTGGTCTCGGAGTCCCGCGCGGGCGTCGAACGCGCCCTGCGGGCCCAGCGGGCGGACGCGGCGGCCGGCCGCTAA
- a CDS encoding EamA family transporter — MATSRAALITLTALAPVSWGTTYAVTTEFLPPDRPLFTALARALPAGLLLLALARVLPRGAWWWKAVVLGALNIGAFFPLLFLSAYRLPGGLAAVVGSAGPLFVAGLSVLLLGQRPSARTLVAGAVAAFGVSLVVLRAAGALDTIGVLAAVASTASMSAGTVLTQRWGRPEGVGPLALTGWQLTAGGLLIAPLAFLVEGAPPALDGPAVGGYLYLAVANTAVAYWLWFRGIGRMTATQVTFLGPLSPLTAAVVGWAALGQALTPVQLVGMGLAFGATVAGQFVTRTRTPRTLDRTGRNAPIEAMDVRDGALRR, encoded by the coding sequence ATGGCCACCTCCCGCGCCGCTCTCATCACCCTCACCGCCCTCGCTCCCGTCTCCTGGGGCACGACCTACGCGGTCACCACCGAGTTCCTCCCGCCCGACCGCCCCCTGTTCACCGCCCTGGCGCGCGCCCTGCCCGCCGGCCTGCTGCTCCTCGCCCTCGCCCGGGTGCTGCCGCGCGGTGCCTGGTGGTGGAAGGCGGTGGTGCTCGGCGCGCTGAACATCGGGGCCTTCTTCCCGCTGCTGTTCCTCTCCGCGTACCGGCTGCCGGGCGGACTCGCGGCGGTCGTCGGCTCGGCGGGGCCGCTGTTCGTGGCCGGCCTCTCGGTGCTGCTGCTCGGGCAGCGGCCGTCGGCGCGCACGCTGGTGGCCGGGGCCGTGGCCGCGTTCGGCGTCAGCCTCGTCGTGCTGCGGGCGGCCGGGGCGCTGGACACGATCGGCGTGCTGGCGGCTGTCGCCTCCACGGCGTCGATGTCGGCCGGCACCGTGCTCACCCAGCGCTGGGGCCGCCCCGAGGGCGTCGGACCGCTGGCCCTCACCGGCTGGCAGCTGACCGCGGGAGGCCTGCTCATCGCGCCGCTCGCCTTCCTGGTGGAAGGTGCGCCACCGGCACTGGACGGCCCGGCGGTCGGCGGTTACCTCTACCTCGCCGTCGCGAACACGGCGGTCGCGTACTGGCTGTGGTTCCGCGGCATCGGCCGTATGACCGCCACCCAGGTCACCTTCCTCGGCCCGCTCTCCCCGCTGACCGCGGCCGTCGTCGGCTGGGCGGCGCTCGGGCAGGCACTGACACCGGTGCAACTGGTCGGCATGGGGCTGGCGTTCGGGGCGACGGTGGCGGGCCAGTTCGTCACCCGGACACGCACGCCGCGAACCCTCGACCGCACCGGGAGGAACGCTCCCATCGAGGCGATGGACGTCCGGGACGGGGCGTTGCGACGGTAG